In Sulfuricurvum sp. IAE1, one DNA window encodes the following:
- a CDS encoding efflux RND transporter permease subunit, with translation MQPNAYQPKDIAGKLAKGFIRNPLTPILGVFLLVIGYIALIMMPREENPQMVVSGSTVIIALPGATASEVENVIVKPLERKLKEVKGIEHIHGMAMDNVAVINAAFYIGEEKEDSNLKIYDKIMQNMSILPKGAMQPIIKPLDIDVDIPVLSVAFYANDPKMDPTVLYDHVKAIQHHINGLPNVAVTDIKGAKKHQFNVLVDMNRLAGYNLSLGQIVMATQSLAYNVPEIKGKTEKNEIVMIGVRNAIENVEDVGNIIVAQYGGSAIYLRDVATVTAGSDIQNFKSALVTVRGEDGKFSPLKDQVTLTVSKLQGTNAVVIADSVKEELEKYKEQMKKEGISYVITRNDGERANEAVNELVFHLILSIVIIAVLLIFVLGWRESLIVTFTVPAILAITLFIAYITGQTVNRITLFAFLLSLGLLVDAAIIVIENIHRHFHSAHAADQDADELMIEATDEIGAPTNIATLAIILTMVPMAFVGQMMGQFMKPIPANVPVALIASLFVAYIFTPYLAVRLLKKPDHHAEVH, from the coding sequence ATGCAACCGAACGCCTACCAGCCCAAAGATATTGCCGGAAAACTCGCCAAAGGGTTTATCCGCAATCCTCTCACCCCGATCCTAGGGGTATTTCTCCTCGTGATCGGCTACATCGCCCTCATCATGATGCCGCGCGAAGAGAACCCGCAGATGGTCGTGAGCGGTTCTACGGTCATCATCGCCCTTCCCGGCGCGACCGCCAGCGAAGTCGAGAACGTCATCGTCAAACCGCTCGAGCGCAAACTCAAAGAGGTCAAAGGGATCGAGCACATCCACGGGATGGCGATGGACAACGTCGCGGTGATCAACGCGGCCTTCTACATCGGTGAGGAAAAAGAGGACTCAAACCTCAAAATCTACGACAAGATCATGCAGAACATGAGTATCCTCCCCAAGGGGGCAATGCAGCCGATCATCAAACCGCTCGACATCGACGTCGACATCCCCGTCCTCTCGGTCGCGTTTTACGCCAACGATCCGAAAATGGACCCGACCGTCCTCTACGACCACGTCAAGGCGATCCAGCACCATATCAACGGCCTTCCAAACGTCGCCGTCACCGATATCAAAGGGGCCAAAAAACACCAGTTCAACGTCCTCGTCGACATGAACCGCCTCGCGGGCTACAACCTCTCGCTCGGACAGATCGTCATGGCGACCCAGTCTCTGGCCTACAACGTTCCCGAAATCAAGGGTAAAACCGAGAAAAACGAAATCGTCATGATCGGCGTGCGTAACGCGATCGAAAACGTCGAAGACGTCGGAAACATCATCGTCGCCCAATACGGCGGATCGGCCATCTACCTGCGTGACGTCGCCACCGTCACCGCCGGAAGCGATATCCAGAACTTCAAATCGGCCCTCGTGACCGTACGCGGCGAAGACGGGAAATTCTCACCGCTCAAAGACCAGGTCACCCTCACCGTTTCGAAGCTCCAGGGGACCAATGCGGTCGTCATCGCCGATTCGGTCAAAGAAGAACTCGAAAAGTACAAAGAACAGATGAAAAAAGAGGGGATCAGCTACGTCATCACCCGCAACGACGGCGAACGGGCGAACGAAGCGGTCAATGAACTCGTCTTTCACCTGATCCTCTCGATCGTCATCATCGCCGTTTTGCTGATTTTCGTGCTGGGGTGGCGCGAATCGCTCATCGTCACCTTCACCGTTCCGGCGATCCTGGCGATCACGCTGTTCATCGCCTACATCACCGGACAGACGGTCAACCGGATTACCCTGTTCGCCTTTTTGCTGAGTCTGGGGCTGCTGGTGGATGCGGCGATCATCGTCATCGAAAACATCCATCGCCATTTCCACTCCGCCCACGCGGCCGACCAGGATGCCGACGAACTGATGATCGAGGCGACCGACGAGATCGGTGCGCCGACGAACATCGCCACGCTGGCGATTATTCTCACCATGGTTCCGATGGCGTTTGTCGGGCAGATGATGGGGCAGTTCATGAAGCCGATCCCCGCCAACGTCCCCGTCGCGCTGATCGCTTCGCTCTTCGTAGCCTATATTTTCACCCCGTACCTTGCCGTGCGGCTTCTTAAAAAACCCGACCATCACGCAGAGGTTCACTGA
- a CDS encoding thiamine-binding protein, producing MSVLLEFAMFPTSDECRKGASVSHQVARIIDMIDRSGLAYQLTPMGTIVECASVKEALGIVEKAYERLEECERVYSTIKLDIRKGELGRLKGKIASVEEKIGREVRH from the coding sequence ATGAGCGTATTACTCGAATTCGCGATGTTTCCCACGAGCGACGAATGCCGCAAAGGTGCTTCGGTGTCCCATCAGGTGGCCAGGATTATCGATATGATCGACCGCTCCGGGTTGGCGTATCAGCTCACGCCGATGGGGACGATCGTCGAGTGCGCAAGCGTCAAAGAGGCGCTGGGAATCGTCGAAAAGGCGTACGAACGGCTCGAGGAGTGCGAGAGGGTTTATTCGACGATCAAGCTCGATATCCGCAAGGGGGAGCTCGGACGGCTGAAGGGGAAAATCGCATCGGTCGAAGAGAAGATCGGCCGCGAGGTGCGGCACTGA
- a CDS encoding chemotaxis protein CheW: MHRDHLIGYMSDVQNFEKNMSSLSDKWDLLTLLGSMSNIGMDTSETRKAFEDLLDEPLVRLIQETFNKSLDELSSKAQSAIDILIRNLFERTADIGFLSTDDDIRHYLQFLKMAELSISDELRQLKMEKKEALTQRFAEYVAKYSVYENIILLDTKGRVLVQLDHDNPISATKDPLLGESLQTHQGYVETFRPSDLTHNRPSLIYSYRVSDPSTDEALGVLCLVFRFEDELRSIFRKLTQENPYIALELLDQDGQVIASSSPYHVPVGSILEARNSPTHQTYYAGFEYLYKAVKTTGYQGYTGPGWIGHAMVPMHLAFRSSSHSSLSNDPMFDKVANTTEYFPQELKDILDKAKKIQTELDITVWNGNVQIANASNKENPFTKALLSEISKTGEETKKVFEQTVTNLNTAMLERYLEDLRFQSSLAIDIMDRNLYERANDCRWWALTTTFREYLAQRELAPEERSKMGSILEYINSLYTVYATMFVYDRDGTIQAVSNGAHEHYVGRKVGHSWAADALRLQTTQEYIVSEFEPSPFYDNDHTYVYNACIRDFAGESVGGIGIVFDSRPQFQAMLDDILPKNEEGEIKEGMFALFVDRRGRVLSSTDESIEVGSTIALGESVLNLPCGRSHAQMIAYNGLYYALGATCSSGYREYKHSDGYRNDIIAVLFRPIGECTMAQEETQMRREYVYPKPSGLEETCEISTFFIGNTLFAVESKEVVCSLMHQELTPILHASEYNLGVIGFDKRMVSVISLAKLMGMEKKYDKERDTIIVVKADIDGQLLHLGLAVDAIFSSPEIPLRSISHYSNVLKNENSLTKAVIIPDRAEDFGNEMISIIDVPKIYGQLVQPYSRPLSRVMA, from the coding sequence ATGCACCGCGACCACCTCATCGGCTATATGTCCGATGTACAGAATTTTGAAAAAAACATGAGTTCCCTTTCCGACAAATGGGACCTGCTGACCCTGCTTGGCAGTATGTCCAACATCGGGATGGACACCAGCGAAACGCGCAAAGCGTTTGAAGACCTGCTTGACGAGCCGCTGGTACGATTGATCCAGGAGACGTTTAACAAGAGCCTTGACGAGCTCTCGTCGAAAGCCCAATCGGCGATCGACATCCTGATCCGCAACCTCTTCGAGAGAACCGCCGATATCGGTTTTCTCTCAACCGACGACGACATCCGCCATTACCTCCAGTTCCTGAAAATGGCGGAGCTTTCGATCTCCGACGAACTGCGTCAGCTGAAAATGGAGAAAAAAGAGGCGCTGACGCAGCGCTTCGCCGAATACGTTGCCAAATACAGCGTCTATGAGAACATCATCCTGCTCGATACCAAAGGACGCGTACTGGTGCAGCTCGATCACGACAACCCTATAAGTGCGACCAAAGATCCGCTGCTGGGTGAATCGCTCCAGACCCACCAGGGCTACGTCGAGACCTTCCGTCCCAGCGACCTGACCCACAACCGACCTTCGCTGATCTATTCCTACCGCGTCAGCGACCCCTCGACCGACGAAGCGCTGGGCGTCTTATGCCTCGTTTTCCGATTCGAGGACGAGCTTCGGAGCATTTTCCGCAAACTGACTCAGGAAAACCCCTACATCGCACTCGAACTGCTCGATCAGGACGGACAGGTCATCGCATCCTCCTCCCCCTATCACGTTCCGGTGGGTTCAATCCTCGAAGCGCGCAATTCCCCGACACATCAAACCTACTACGCCGGTTTCGAATACCTCTACAAAGCGGTTAAAACGACCGGATACCAGGGATATACAGGCCCCGGCTGGATCGGCCACGCGATGGTTCCGATGCACCTTGCGTTCCGTTCATCATCGCACTCGTCCCTCTCGAACGACCCGATGTTCGACAAAGTCGCCAATACAACCGAATATTTCCCGCAGGAACTCAAAGATATCCTCGACAAAGCCAAAAAGATCCAGACCGAGCTCGATATCACCGTCTGGAACGGTAACGTCCAGATCGCCAATGCGTCGAACAAGGAAAACCCTTTTACCAAAGCGCTGCTGAGCGAAATTTCCAAAACGGGCGAAGAGACCAAAAAGGTGTTCGAACAAACCGTCACCAACCTCAACACCGCGATGCTCGAACGCTATCTCGAAGACCTCCGGTTCCAGTCGTCCCTGGCGATCGATATCATGGACCGCAACCTCTACGAACGGGCCAACGACTGCCGCTGGTGGGCGTTGACGACGACGTTCCGCGAATATTTGGCGCAACGCGAACTCGCTCCCGAAGAACGCTCGAAGATGGGATCGATCCTCGAGTACATCAATTCGCTCTACACGGTCTATGCGACGATGTTCGTATACGACCGAGACGGAACGATCCAGGCTGTTTCCAACGGTGCGCACGAGCATTACGTCGGAAGAAAAGTGGGACATTCGTGGGCCGCCGACGCCCTTCGCCTGCAGACGACGCAGGAATATATCGTCTCGGAATTCGAACCGAGCCCCTTTTACGACAATGACCACACCTACGTTTACAACGCCTGCATCCGCGATTTTGCCGGAGAGAGCGTCGGCGGGATCGGGATCGTTTTCGATTCGAGACCGCAATTTCAGGCAATGCTCGACGATATCCTCCCAAAAAACGAAGAAGGGGAAATCAAAGAGGGGATGTTCGCCCTCTTCGTCGACCGGCGCGGACGCGTCCTCTCTTCGACCGACGAGTCGATCGAGGTGGGAAGCACGATCGCGTTGGGGGAATCGGTCCTCAACCTCCCCTGCGGCCGCAGCCATGCCCAGATGATCGCCTATAACGGCTTATATTATGCACTGGGGGCGACGTGTTCGAGCGGTTACCGCGAGTACAAACACAGCGACGGATACCGCAACGACATCATCGCCGTCTTGTTCCGCCCGATCGGCGAATGTACAATGGCCCAAGAAGAAACGCAGATGCGCCGGGAATATGTCTACCCCAAACCCAGCGGGCTTGAGGAGACGTGCGAAATTTCAACGTTCTTTATCGGGAACACCCTCTTTGCGGTCGAATCCAAAGAGGTGGTCTGTTCGCTGATGCACCAGGAACTGACCCCGATCCTCCACGCCAGCGAATACAATCTCGGCGTCATCGGTTTCGATAAACGGATGGTGAGCGTCATTTCCCTCGCAAAATTGATGGGAATGGAGAAAAAGTACGACAAAGAGCGCGATACGATCATCGTCGTCAAAGCCGACATCGACGGGCAGTTGCTTCATCTGGGGCTCGCGGTGGATGCGATCTTCAGCAGCCCCGAGATCCCGCTGCGGTCGATCAGCCACTACAGCAACGTCCTCAAAAACGAGAACTCGCTGACCAAAGCGGTCATCATCCCCGACCGCGCCGAGGATTTCGGCAACGAAATGATCTCAATCATCGACGTCCCGAAAATCTACGGCCAGCTCGTACAGCCCTACTCCCGTCCGCTCAGCCGCGTAATGGCCTGA
- a CDS encoding flagellar assembly protein A → MSTFSPVVKLTDNVMNTLLEVANEQGISADAFDFDLLSYTTYYQGTVDEEWQLLKGKDLLTETTEIEIRSSTFLLRQEYQIRIREAKPHPLLNLRFSLASDKYKSKVVAIIDPKSVIPLKKGVQDWIKEAFRNRQLRHGFLIGLYEQNLDKEINRLLLKLQKEGGLNAPYRLPVGEFYPPVPPVDDKVILHYKNLKKNNSMIEGIHPGDLLLEYILPKNGLDGRGCDGQHIAMPEPLIRHAGLIMIDDNTIVTEQDERSVRFYASVSGYLQRKQGVFSISQELQIEAASMRKTGSIEAGTDKEISLSIKKKEATEDSVGTGVNIDVQKLKVSGTVGANAKIQACELHIGAQTHKKSEIQATETANIHLHRGNLKAKEAIIEILEIGKVEADIVRVKKMVGGEIIGRIVEVETLYSNAKITALESITVETIEGDGNNLIINPHAIETYHNKIESLELDIRTKTSRLQQQSKELIAKEVAFKEKSNRITVFQQRIKNAVQSGKAPMRADIVRLQQYRVEAENLKHEEERLNKDNEHLHALREELEKLYEADLHATITHHGVYDGHTRVSFIDSKTSEEYALTPQGKATHIRLRLEGDEKQLLVES, encoded by the coding sequence TTGTCCACCTTTTCGCCGGTCGTCAAACTTACCGATAACGTCATGAATACGCTGCTGGAAGTAGCGAACGAACAGGGGATTTCGGCCGATGCTTTCGACTTCGACCTCCTGTCGTATACGACCTATTATCAGGGGACGGTCGACGAGGAGTGGCAGCTTCTCAAAGGCAAAGACCTCCTGACCGAAACGACCGAAATAGAGATCCGTTCGAGCACCTTTTTACTCCGTCAGGAATATCAGATCCGTATCCGCGAAGCCAAACCCCACCCCTTGCTCAACCTTCGCTTCAGCCTTGCCAGCGACAAATACAAAAGCAAAGTCGTCGCCATCATCGATCCCAAATCGGTCATTCCTCTCAAAAAAGGGGTCCAGGACTGGATCAAGGAAGCGTTCCGAAACCGTCAGCTCCGGCACGGCTTCCTGATCGGACTGTACGAGCAAAATCTTGACAAAGAGATCAACCGGCTCCTCCTCAAACTTCAGAAAGAGGGGGGGCTCAATGCCCCCTACCGTCTCCCCGTCGGCGAGTTTTATCCTCCCGTACCTCCGGTGGACGACAAAGTGATCCTCCATTACAAAAACCTCAAAAAGAACAACAGCATGATCGAGGGGATTCATCCCGGCGATTTGCTGCTCGAATACATCCTCCCGAAAAACGGCCTCGACGGCAGGGGATGCGACGGGCAGCATATCGCTATGCCCGAGCCCCTCATACGCCACGCGGGCCTCATCATGATCGATGATAACACCATCGTGACCGAACAAGATGAAAGAAGCGTCCGTTTCTACGCCAGCGTTTCGGGATACCTCCAGCGCAAGCAGGGGGTTTTCAGCATCTCCCAGGAGTTGCAGATCGAAGCGGCCTCGATGCGCAAAACGGGTTCCATCGAAGCGGGAACGGACAAAGAGATCTCGCTGAGCATCAAAAAGAAAGAGGCGACCGAAGATTCGGTCGGTACGGGGGTCAACATCGACGTCCAGAAGCTCAAAGTGAGCGGTACCGTCGGTGCCAACGCCAAAATCCAGGCATGCGAGCTCCATATCGGTGCGCAAACCCACAAAAAATCGGAGATCCAGGCAACCGAAACGGCCAATATCCATCTCCATCGGGGCAATCTCAAGGCCAAAGAGGCGATCATCGAAATTCTTGAAATCGGAAAAGTCGAAGCCGACATCGTCCGGGTCAAAAAAATGGTGGGGGGAGAAATAATCGGCCGCATCGTCGAAGTCGAAACCCTCTATTCGAATGCGAAAATCACCGCGCTCGAATCGATTACGGTCGAAACGATCGAAGGGGACGGGAATAACCTGATCATCAATCCGCACGCGATCGAAACCTACCACAACAAGATTGAATCTCTCGAACTCGATATCCGCACCAAAACTTCCCGACTCCAACAGCAAAGTAAAGAGCTGATCGCCAAAGAGGTCGCCTTTAAAGAGAAAAGCAACCGGATCACAGTATTCCAGCAACGGATCAAAAATGCCGTCCAAAGCGGTAAGGCACCGATGCGTGCCGATATCGTGCGGCTTCAACAGTACCGTGTCGAAGCCGAAAACCTCAAGCACGAGGAAGAGAGGCTGAACAAAGACAACGAGCATCTCCATGCCCTGCGTGAAGAGCTCGAAAAACTCTACGAAGCGGACCTGCACGCGACCATCACCCACCACGGAGTCTACGACGGCCATACACGGGTCAGTTTTATCGATTCCAAAACCTCCGAGGAATACGCGCTTACCCCGCAGGGTAAAGCGACCCACATCCGTTTGCGGCTCGAAGGGGACGAAAAACAGCTCCTCGTAGAATCCTAA
- a CDS encoding efflux RND transporter permease subunit: MYKKFENYLLSILNDPAKKKKVLWGTLGAFVFSVALIPTELVLAKMLPGKNNDTYSVYIDLPGGSSIEQTREVSECVVGVLQNEPEALDAEVFLGTGSPLDFAGLIKGSHFKSSENVSEIVVNLTKKHDRDEPSYMMVQRLRPVIVKECENLYPGTSIKFIEPPAGPPTMAAVVAEIYGNDTQGIRHLAERVKGVFKQTEGLVDIDIMQDEIYDKFEVRVNTDKISLSGLDVKHVNDVLYLAFEGMGVAVKNSQKATDQIPIFLTLTPEGKKFASRDKTAIEYKLAGLKLMNQMGMMVPITEVVEIVPVKSNPMIMSKNLHQMTNVLAETDMVSQVYPLMDARNVILDTFGDEYEIRKIGLFNLELTDKKTGKIYELLWDGEMEVTLDTFVDLGGAFIAALVLIFLLMVVYYKSFVLSGIVLLGSFLSIIGVIVGHGIVDLFTADTFFLTATSLIGFIALIGISSRNSLLLIDFTKSLMVDKGMHKKEAIAYATATRAKPIFLTAAAIILASTLLASDAVFGGLGVSLIFGTIAAVIASLVVVPVLIDNSDLERHFDFKERKAVSIMEP, encoded by the coding sequence ATGTATAAAAAATTTGAAAATTATCTGCTTTCTATCCTCAACGACCCCGCCAAAAAGAAAAAGGTGCTGTGGGGAACCCTCGGGGCGTTTGTCTTTTCGGTCGCGCTGATCCCCACGGAACTCGTTCTGGCAAAAATGCTTCCGGGGAAAAACAACGACACATACAGTGTCTACATCGACCTGCCCGGCGGAAGTTCGATCGAGCAGACCCGCGAAGTGAGCGAATGCGTCGTGGGCGTATTGCAAAACGAACCCGAGGCATTGGACGCCGAAGTATTCCTCGGAACGGGTTCGCCGCTTGATTTCGCGGGACTCATCAAAGGTTCACATTTCAAAAGCAGCGAAAACGTCTCCGAAATCGTCGTCAACCTCACCAAAAAACACGATCGCGACGAGCCCTCCTACATGATGGTGCAGCGCCTGCGCCCGGTGATCGTCAAAGAGTGCGAGAACCTCTATCCCGGAACCAGCATCAAATTCATCGAGCCTCCCGCAGGCCCTCCGACCATGGCCGCCGTCGTGGCCGAAATCTACGGAAACGACACCCAGGGGATTCGCCACCTCGCCGAACGGGTCAAAGGGGTTTTCAAACAGACCGAAGGGCTCGTCGACATCGACATCATGCAAGACGAGATCTACGACAAGTTCGAAGTGCGGGTCAACACCGACAAAATCAGCCTCTCCGGCCTCGACGTCAAACACGTCAACGACGTCTTGTACCTCGCGTTCGAGGGGATGGGGGTCGCCGTCAAGAATTCGCAGAAAGCGACCGACCAGATCCCTATTTTCCTCACATTGACCCCCGAGGGGAAAAAATTCGCGTCACGCGACAAAACGGCGATCGAATACAAACTCGCCGGACTCAAGCTGATGAACCAGATGGGAATGATGGTCCCGATCACCGAAGTGGTGGAGATCGTACCGGTCAAATCCAACCCGATGATCATGTCCAAGAACCTGCACCAGATGACCAATGTCCTCGCCGAAACCGACATGGTTTCGCAGGTCTACCCGCTCATGGATGCCCGCAACGTTATCCTCGATACGTTTGGGGACGAGTACGAAATCCGTAAAATCGGCCTTTTCAATCTCGAACTGACCGACAAAAAAACGGGGAAAATCTACGAACTGCTCTGGGACGGCGAAATGGAAGTCACTCTCGACACCTTCGTCGATCTCGGAGGTGCCTTTATCGCCGCGCTGGTGCTGATCTTCTTGCTGATGGTGGTTTATTACAAAAGCTTCGTACTCAGCGGCATCGTGCTCCTGGGCAGTTTTCTCTCGATCATCGGGGTCATCGTGGGACACGGCATCGTCGATCTCTTCACCGCCGATACCTTCTTCCTCACCGCGACGTCGCTGATCGGTTTCATCGCCCTCATCGGAATCAGCTCGCGTAATTCGCTCCTGCTTATCGATTTTACCAAATCGCTTATGGTCGATAAAGGGATGCATAAAAAAGAGGCGATCGCCTATGCGACGGCAACGCGTGCCAAACCGATTTTCCTGACCGCAGCGGCGATCATTCTCGCATCGACGCTTCTGGCCAGCGACGCAGTATTCGGAGGGCTTGGCGTTTCACTTATTTTTGGTACAATAGCGGCAGTCATCGCATCCTTGGTCGTCGTACCCGTCCTGATCGACAATTCCGATCTTGAACGCCATTTCGATTTCAAGGAGCGCAAAGCAGTTTCGATTATGGAGCCATGA
- a CDS encoding YdiU family protein: MKLSDLTFTTPYLDLDPIFYHETPPSPLKNPRLVSCNPDAARLLGLSPDTLEAAELVSLLNGRFLPDGARYYAMCYAGHQFGHYVPRLGDGRAINLGKTKGWNLQLKGSGQTLYSRQGDGRAVLRSSIREYLISEAMAGLGIPTSRALAIITSDEPVARERWEKGAIVLRMAPSWIRFGSFEYFFHSNRHAELEKLADFLLNESFPELAHGEEPYVAMFGEIVRRTAELIAQWQSVGFNHGVMNTDNMSSAGITIDYGPFAFMDTFESGYVCNHTDTYGRYSYDSQPGIGLWNLQRLAHALSPLIPQAKLEESLQHYGTWFTAKLMKLLRAKLGLEEPREDDPELFRSLFRILESGRVDMTPFFRILSRFDGERETLLALTLTPDELNVWLDAYEARLADNSGTTAQRHREMLRTNPKYVLKNHILQEAIEKAEEEDFTLVESLLQLARDPYGEHPGFERFARPTPHSLTNLKLSCSS, from the coding sequence ATGAAATTATCCGACCTCACTTTTACCACCCCCTATCTGGATCTCGATCCGATTTTTTACCATGAGACACCCCCCTCTCCGCTCAAAAATCCGAGACTCGTCAGCTGCAATCCCGACGCGGCACGTCTTTTAGGACTCTCGCCCGATACCCTGGAAGCGGCAGAACTCGTGTCGCTCCTTAACGGTCGGTTCCTCCCGGATGGAGCCCGTTATTACGCGATGTGTTACGCGGGGCACCAGTTCGGCCACTACGTCCCGCGCCTGGGCGACGGGCGCGCGATCAACCTGGGCAAAACAAAAGGGTGGAACCTTCAGCTCAAAGGTTCAGGGCAAACCCTCTATTCCAGACAGGGGGACGGAAGGGCCGTGTTGCGCTCTTCGATCCGGGAATATCTCATAAGCGAGGCGATGGCGGGTCTTGGGATTCCCACCTCGCGGGCTCTGGCCATCATCACCTCCGATGAGCCGGTGGCGAGGGAGCGGTGGGAAAAAGGGGCAATCGTTCTGAGGATGGCCCCCTCGTGGATACGCTTCGGAAGCTTCGAGTATTTTTTTCATTCGAACCGTCACGCCGAGCTCGAAAAGCTCGCCGATTTTTTGCTGAACGAATCGTTCCCCGAACTCGCACACGGCGAAGAGCCTTACGTCGCGATGTTCGGCGAAATCGTCCGGCGTACCGCCGAACTCATCGCACAGTGGCAATCGGTGGGGTTCAACCACGGCGTCATGAACACCGACAATATGTCCTCCGCGGGGATCACGATCGATTATGGCCCCTTCGCGTTTATGGATACGTTCGAGAGCGGCTATGTCTGCAACCACACCGATACCTACGGCCGCTACAGCTATGACAGCCAGCCCGGGATCGGCTTGTGGAATCTCCAGCGCCTCGCCCACGCCCTCTCTCCCCTCATACCGCAGGCGAAACTCGAAGAATCTCTGCAACATTACGGGACATGGTTCACTGCGAAGCTTATGAAACTCTTACGCGCCAAGCTGGGGCTTGAAGAGCCCCGTGAAGACGATCCCGAACTCTTCCGATCGCTGTTTCGCATCCTCGAAAGCGGTCGGGTGGATATGACTCCATTTTTTCGCATCCTCAGCCGTTTTGACGGTGAGCGCGAAACACTCCTTGCCCTCACTCTCACCCCCGACGAACTCAACGTCTGGCTCGATGCCTACGAAGCAAGACTCGCCGATAACAGCGGCACGACGGCGCAGCGGCACCGGGAGATGCTCCGCACCAACCCCAAATACGTTCTGAAAAACCATATCCTCCAAGAAGCGATAGAAAAAGCCGAGGAAGAGGATTTTACGCTCGTAGAGAGCTTGCTTCAGCTCGCCCGCGACCCGTACGGGGAACATCCGGGATTCGAACGTTTCGCGCGCCCGACGCCCCATAGCCTGACGAATCTCAAACTGAGTTGTTCGTCGTAA